CTGAAGGACCCGAACCGGCCCTGTTTCACCAAGCAGGAGGTGCGGGACATGCTGTTTGAGAGGAACGAGCTGAAGGCCAACCTCTTCCTGGTGCAAGAAGAACTTGCCTACTACCAGAGGTGAGCCGGGCTGAACCGGGCTGAACCGGGCTGACCTGGGTGTTTGGCTGGAGGTGTGAGCTCTTCTAGATGTGTGAGCTCTTCTAGAGGTGTGAGCTCTTCTAGAGGTGTGAGCTCTTCTAGAGGTGTGAGCTCTTCTGGAGGAGAGAGGTCTTCTAGAAGTGTGAGCTCTTCTAATACCGATACCGACAGTTTGAGCATCGTCTGCAACTGAATCTGATCTGATATATTTATTTCATTAAtagtatttataataataatagtttggCAGCACTGCCTCGTTCACATTGCTGACTCTgtctctcctgccctctccacTGGTCTTCATGTGCTGGACTCAGGGAGATCCTCAACGATGAAAGGTGTCCAGGCTTCCTGCTAGAAGCAGTCCGGTCTGCCATCCAGAAGCAGAGAACTGTGATCAAAGCCAAAATGCTGGGAATCCCAGAGGACGTGTGCAGAAGGTGAAACGTCAGCCGTGTTTCAGCGGGCTTTAGCGCTCGGGCGATCCCCGCCGTGGGGTCGattaaaaaacatttatgttTGTGCTCGGCAGAGATGAAGAGAAAAGCCCGTTGTTTGAGCGGAGGGTCGCCGTGGACAACACTGTTGACTGTACAGACAGCAAACCTCCAGAATCACGCATAAGAAACCTGTAAGTCTGACTGACTaggacaaaataaaaataataaagaatttAACTGAAAGAATCATCTTTAGATCTGAGAGGACAGGAAGCAAGAAGCATAAATATTTTATGTCTGCACCGATCTCCAGCAGTGGGAGAAGGTTTATTAGAAGTGTTCTGCTGTGGCAGTGAGGAGCTCTCCCTCCGTCTTTCTGAGATGTGTGTTCTTCTCCTTCAGCTTTGGCTTCCTGACTCGCTCGGGCAGCACGCACAGCCCCAGTGAACAGGCCTCCAGCTCCGCCTGGGAGATCCTCACCCCCGACGACGAAATGGAGGCAGAGCCCAGGCGTTCTCCCTGAGAGCTAcctgccccgcccacccacgtccctgccccgcccacccacGCCCCTGCCTGGGACCTTGGACCCTCCCACAAAGGTGTACAGATTTTATACTGCACGTGCTACAGGGTTTTTAATCTATAGTTACCCAGAGAAAAGAACAGAGAGTCTGGATCACATGACTCAGACTCTTCAAAATGTTCTAATGGGAAAATGCAGCAGTGGAAAAactaaaaaatgtataaatgttcTATTTTATATACTAAAATTCTATATTTGCTATAATATTATAATGTGTTTTACAAAGAGTTTAAATTGTTATTTTTGTAGAGTAATTTTTTTATGTTAATTAAAAATATCAGTATGTATTAAGAGTAATGTCAGACAATCACACCATTACCATTTTCTGCCATCAGGGGGCATCAGTGGTTttggttattattttttttgacGACCGCACTGGCTTGATTAATATTGCATGGTTTGTTCACCGATAATTCtgatatttttaatttttaattattattattatctcagCAATAATTAGATAATTCTGATCTTGTTTTCAACATGCCTTATGAATTTCtgtaaaaataatgtaaaatatgtaaaattcATTATAAGCATGCAATAACTGGGCTCTTCAGAAAGACCTTTAGTTCAGGACAAGTAGTTAACATTATTGTACATAAATGTGACCTCAGTTTGTGCTACAATTGTATATaaaatgtacatacaaacatcacacaaaccTTTGCTCTAAAACTGCAGCTGGTTAAAATATTTtgctttcaacatttcactttcAAAAGCAGAGGCAGAGAAAGAGGCATATTCAGACAGGATTATGGGTTCGTTTGACAGGGAGAGGTGGTGATTGTCATGATTACGACGTTTCTCTGTGGTTTTAGTCCCGCCCAACGCGCAGCATCCGTCACGTTAACAACCTGCACAGTCCTGCATCAGTACACTTCCCTTCTGTAAAACAACCCATAAAACCTCCTCAGGTTAAACTAACCCCATCAGGTTTTACTAATCCCATTAGGTTTTACTAAACCTTTCAGGTTAAACTAACCCCATCAGGTTATACTAATCCTGTCGGGTTACATTAACCCCATCGGGTTATACTAACCCCATCAGGTTAAACTAACCCCATCAGGTTAAACTAACCCCATCAGGTTTTACTAACCCCATCAGGTTATACTAACCCCATCAGGTTATACTAACCCCATCAGGTTAAACTAACCCCATCAGGTTAAACTAATCCCATCAGGTTTTACTAATTCCGTGCAAATGCTCAAAAATATCTGAGTTTTTGCACCTCTCAAGCACAGGGATGCTTTACTGGCATCACACACTATTTACACGCCAAAGGCCTCCGAGGAGAAGCACATAGAGCATATAGAGCACATAGAGCACATAGGCCTCCGAGGAGAAGCACATAGAGCTATTGCACGTTACGCAGCGTTTGTGTTAAAGTCAGAGTTATTGTTATTCTAAGCATTTTCATTAAATATCAACATTTGTGTAGGATTACAGTGGACTTTAGTCCAAGGTTGCTGGTTCATAGCCGTAGATGTGTAACGTGTCATGGAGCAATAAGTGTTTGAGACCTTCCACAGCCACATCTGCGTATAACGCAGGTTTGCTTGTGTGACACAAGTGTGTAACCTGATTAGACAATCCCACATCTGTCCTTCACATCAAGACGTTTTAGCCCATGTGACTCGGTCATAAATGCTACAGACATCCTGTGGTAAACCTACATTAGCCTACATCCTCCTGTAAGACTAGTCCCATCCAAGTAGGTCTTTAAACCTTGGTACAAAACAGGATGTATTGGAAGACCAAAGATTTTGGAAACGAGGTGTGCTAAATGTTTCTGAGGCTTCAAGCGGGTATTCTCGCACGTGCCTTTAGGTGTTCCCTTATCACCGAGAGGAAGCCTCTCCTTCCTTTAGAGGAAACCAAAGATCAGGTGACTCTTCTCAGACCacagtggtaaaaaaaaaagaaaaaaagactcATTGACCTTTGCCCTGTCCCCTCAACCTCCTGCAAACCACAGGACTTACGACAAGATGGCACTTTTCTTTTGATATGGATATATGTACAACATTGACCTGTAAATCCAAATAAATCATTGTATCAGTGCATCTTTGTGTCATGGTTAATACTTTACGGGCCTTACTGCATCTGGCCTGCGTGTCCAGCGATGGCAACtgagcatgctcacacacacacacagctgcagaaGAATGCCCTCTTCCCAGAATTCCAGGCAGCGATTGCGTCTTCAAAAGCCCAGTGGCCGATTGAATTGGAGGAAGCTGGCTTCCCTTCCCCAGGAAAGTCGAAGAGGAAACTGCGTTTGGTAGGGGTTGATCTCTGTGCTCGGCCCAGCGCACACTTCCAGTGAGCGAGGGAGGGGAGAGCGGATCAGGGCCGCCCCAGTGATCACGGCCTGTTCTGGGACTGTGGTGGGAGCTTCGGCTTGCTGTGGAGCGTGCGACGCTGCCTGTCCCGTGGAGGGAGCGGCGGTGCGGGTCCCGCGGAGGGCGCAGGGTGATGGAGCTGCGGGATACTGTCCCGACCGTCCTGGTCCTGCTCCTCTGCTCTCTGGCCTCCTCTCACAAGTTGTCACCCACAGGAAGAAACGTCTGCCTGAGCCCCAGGTACTGGAGAAAACCTTCAAAACCTTTAAACCACTAAACCTTTAAACCATTCCTTTAACCTTTAAACCACTAAACCTTTAAATCATTCCTTTAACCTTTAAACCACTAAACCTTTAAATCATTTCTTTAACCTTTAAACCACTAAACCTTTAAACCATCGATTTAACCTTTAAACCGCAAAACCTTTAAATATTTCATTAAACCTTTATACCATTCCTTAACTTTAACCATTCCTTAAACCTTTATAGCTTTAAACCATTACTTAAACCTTTGAACATTTTCTTAAACCcttaaaccttttttttttttttacacaaatatACTTTTGTAACGTTGTGAATTCTGTAAAAGCTAAGCTTGAACTGTTTCCTGTTTTGCTTCTATTCAAGGTTATAAAAGAAATAATACGTAATCTATATTAAACATACAATAATGCTTGTGATGTTGTTACTGCAGTGACCCCTGGGTAAGATGTttgctgttgtctgttgtaAACAGGGACTCCTCTCTGGTGTGTTGTTCTGGATGGGCCCAGCAGGATGGCGAGTGCTCTATACGTGAGAAACAGTccacacacagttcacacacaGTCCATAGTCCACACACAGTCCgcacacagtccacacacagcccgcacacagtccacacaattcacacagttcacacactgtctgcacacagtccacacacagtTGAATGTGAAATCTCTGATTATTTCTCTGTAATTCCAAACACAAAGAAGATTCCTTTTTCTTGTGAGCATGTCGGTGTGATCATGGGGTTCTGAGCTCTGTAATGACCCTGTGATCATTCTGCAGCGCTGTGTGTCGGGGCGACGGCGTGCACAGaggatgaagtgtgtgtgtatcctggaGTGTGCCGGTGTAAACCCGGCTTCTTTGGCTTCCGCTGCAAAACCTGTGAGTCAATAAGCATTTCCAATACCTAGAGTTTTAAATTTTTTATACTTTTACAATAGTTGGTCTAAACTATGTGACTTATTCGTAAAACATTAAGTCTTTATGGCACTTTGCTTGTGTATTGTTTGATTTTTCGATTATCTGTTTCATCACGTGTGTCTCCCCCCTCTGGTTtctttttgccccccccccccccctgcagctTGCCCTCCTGAGTTCTGGGGGTCAGACTGTCGTGAGCTGTGCCCGTGCCACCCCCACGGTCGCTGTGACCCTGTGACGGGGAAGTGCACGTGTCTGCCCTCTCGCTGGGGCCACGCGTGTCAGAACGTGTGCCGCTGCGGCCGGCACGGTCGCTGTGACCCGGCCAGCGGCAACTGCACGTGCGAGGAGGGTTGGTGGAGTCTCACGTGCACCAAGGCGTGTTCGTGCCACCCGGGCGGGGCGTCGACGTGCGACCCTGCCACGGGGCTCTGCCTGTGTCAGCAGGGCTACTGGGGGCAGAAATGTAGCCTGCGCTGTAGCTGTTACATGTCGCCGTGCCGACAGCGCTCGGGGGACTGCGTGTGTCAGGAGGGGTGGTGGGGCGGAGCCTGTGACCGACGGTGCATCTGTGACCTCAGACACGGCGAGTGTGTGTCGGACAcgggcgagtgtgtgtgtgagccaggCTACAGGAGCCCCATCTGCAAAGAGCCGTGTGCTCACGGTTACTATGGGAGCGGCTGCAcggagaggtgggggaggccGGGGAACGTGGGATTGGGGAGGCTTCTgtgatgtcagtgtgttgtgtttgaatgtgtgtgtgtgtgtgtgtgtgtgtgtgtgtgtgtgtgtgtgtgtgtagctgtgggCACTGTGTGGGCGGCAGGCCCTGCAACAGGGAGGACGGCTCGTGTGACGCGTGCGCTCCAGGTTGGAATGGCTCACGCTGCGACCGACCCTGTCTGCCAGGTTACTATGGCAACGGCTGTCAAGAGGCGTGTCCTCGCTGCAGGAGGGAGGAGCCATGTGATGTGCTAACAGGAGCGTGCTCAAGCTGTGACCCCGGGTGGACAGGGCCCAGGTGGGAATCGAGCCGTACTCGCCTACTCACTGCTctgactgtctcactgctctgactgtctcactgctctgactgtctcactgctctgactcactgctctgactcactgctctgactgtctcactgctctgactgtctcactgctctgactgtctcactgctctgattcactgctctgactgtctcactgctctgatTCACTGCTCTGACTGTCTCATTGCTCTGTCTCACTGCTTTGACTCACTGCTCTGACTCACTGCTCagactgtctcactgctctgactCACTGCTCagactgtctcactgctctgtctcactgctctgactgtctcactgctctgtctcactgctctgactgtctcactgctttgtctcactgctctgactgtctcactgctcagactgtctcactgctctgatTCACTGCTCagactgtctcactgctctgactCACTGCTCagactgtctcactgctctgtctcactgctcagactgtctcactgctctgactcactgctctgactgtctcactgctttgtctcactgctctgactgtctcactgctcagactgtctcactgctctgtctcactgctctgactgtctcactgctctgtctcactgctctgactGTCTCACTGCTTTGTCTCACTGTTCTGACTGTCTCACTGCTTTGTCTCACTGCTCTGTTTCACTGCTCTCTCACTGCTCTGTCCAACTGCTTtgactgtctcactgctctgactgtctcactgctctgactcactgctctgactgtctcactgctctgtctctctgctctgactgtctcactgcaatgtctcactgctctgtctAATTGCTCAGACTGTCTCTGCTCTGACTGTCTCACTGCAAtgtctcactgctctgactgtctcactgctctgtctcactgctctgactgtctcactgctctgtctctctgctctgactgtctcactgctttgactcactgctctgactgtctcactgctctgactcactgctctgactgtctcactgctctgtctcactgctctgactgtctcactgctctaactgtctcactgctctgtctctctgctctgactgtctcactgctttgactcactgctctgactgtctcactgctctgactcactgctctgactgtctcactgctctgattcactgctctgactgtctcactgctctgattcactgctctgactgtctcattgctctgtctcactgctctgactCACTGCTCagactgtctcactgctctgattcactgctctgactgtctcactgctctgtctcactgctctgactgtctcactgctttgtctcactgctctgactgtctcactgctctgactCACTGCTCagactgtctcactgctctgattcactgctctgactgtctcactgctctgactCACTGCTCagactgtctcactgctctgactgtctcactgctctgtctcactgctctgtctcactgctctgactcactgctctgactcactgctctgactgtctcactgctttgtctcactgctctgactgtctcactgctcagactgtctcactgctctgtctcactgctctgactgtctcactgctctgactGTCTCACTGCTTTGTCTTACTGTTCTGACTGTCTCACTGCTTtgtctcactgctctgactGTGTCACTGCTTTGTCTCACTGCTCagactgtctcactgctctgttTCACTGCTCTCTCACTGCTctgactgtctcactgctctgtctaactgctctgactgtctcactgctctgtctAACTGCTTtgactgtctcactgctctgactGTCTCACTGCAATGTCTCACTGCTCTGTTTAATTGCTCAGACTGTCTCTGCTCTGACTGTCTCACTGCAAtgtctcactgctctgtctcactgctctgatTCACTGCTCtaactgtctcactgctctgtctctctgctctgactgtctcactgctttgactcactgctctgactgtctcactgctctgtctCACTGCTGACTGGCTCCCTGCTCAGACGGTCTCACTGCTCTGTCTCACAGCTCTCACTGTCTCAATGCTCTCTCACTGCTCTGACTGACTCactgctctgagtgtgtgtttatattgtgTCTTGTTTATGTCAGTCCACACCTTCCCCCAGGTGGTGTGTTGTCCTGCAGTAGCCCCACCACCTGGGGGTTATTTTGTCATTATGTTGTGTCTTATTTAAGCCTGTTTCCTTTTCATGACTGTTTTCAGGCATCGATGTCACGTTGGATTCTCCTGTTGTGGTTTCATACAGTTTTATGTTCACTTTCGTTTCCATTTCAAGGTTTCCTGTTTTTGGCCTGTAACGGTACTATCAGGCATTTATATACAGAACAGGTGCCATCTTAGCACCGGTTATTTCCTCACTGAAACACTTTTCATTTGAATAATTTAAGAAAACTGTGTTCCTCTGAATCATTTCTGGGTAGTTAACACAGAGCATATCATAACAACAAAGAACAATTCACCCCAGATTGTTAATTCAGTCTTTTCCCGTTATTATAGTTATTAATATGATGTTTGTTATTTTAATTACGTGAGCTGGATCCCGGTTCCTCAAACATGGCTTCTCGCCCGTTAAACATGCAGGTGAAGTGTGTGCAGTGGCGTTCAGCCGGTTCACGGTTCCTGCTCTCTCCGCAGGTGCGACCAGCCCTGTCCCAATGGGATGTTTGGGGATTCCTGCCGCTTCCTGTGTGGACCCTGTTTTCATGGCCAATGTGATCATGTGACAGGAAGTTGCCTTTGCCACCCTGGCTTTCAGGGCAGGAGGTAAGACAtctgggggtggagagagagtgggactgTAGGAGGGATTTAGGAGATTTAGGGAGCTAACTAGAGGCTGCCTGTGTAGGGGGGTTTCAGGGACTCACTAGAGGCTGCCTGTGTAGGGGGGTTTCAGGGACTCACTAGAGGCTGCCTGTGTAGGGGGGTTTCAGGGACTCACTAGAGGCTGCCTGTGTAGGGGGGTTTCAGGGACTCACTAGAGGCTGCCTGTGTAGGGGGGTTTCAGGGACTCACTAGAGGCTGCCTGTGTAGGGGGGTTTCAGGGACTCACTAGAGGTTGTCTGTGCCCTGCAGCTGTAACGGTTCATGTCCAGATCACCTGTACGGATTAAACTGCTCCTCGTCCTGTGACTGCGGAGGTGACACGTGTGATTCTGCCACTGGGACATGTCCTtacagtgagtagacttatgttTCCATGAGACTCCTTCAGTCCCCGTCAGCATGGtgtgttacgtgtgtgtgtgtgtgtgtgtgtgtgtgtgtgtgtgtgacccaggCAGGCGGGCAGGTCTCATTGCTGGACTCCTCATTCCTCTGCTAGTGCTCATACTCGTCGTACTGTTCTGCTGTTGCTGCTGTTGGAGTCCCGCTGGCGGGAAACACAGGTGTCGTATCTTACCTGAACAGTGTCAGCTCTCCACCCCGAGCAGTGTTTACCATACACAACAGTGTTTGGTCCATGGCATCTCTGTACCTGCACACGTAAGTGTGGATGCTATGTCCATGCTAACGTGCGCAGGTACAGAGCTGTGTGTAATCCAGGGTATGTAGCATCCATGCTAACGTGTGTAGGTACAGAGCTGTGTGTAATCCAGGGTATGTAGCATCCATGCTAACGTGTGTAGGTACAGAGCTGTGTGTAATCCAGGGTATGTAGCATCCATGCTAACGTGTGTAGGTACAGAGCTGTGTGTAATCCAGGGTATGTAGCATCCATGCTAACGTGTGTAGGTACAGAGCTGTGTGTAATCCAGGGTATGTAGCATCCATGCTAACGTGTGTAGGTACAGAGCTGTGTGTAATCCAGGGTATGTAGCATCCATGCTAACGTGTGTAGGTACAGAGCTGTGTGTAATCCAGGGTATGTAGCATCCATGCTAACGTGTGCGGTGTGCCTGACCCACAGGGTGGCAGTAGGGGACGGGAGTACAGCAGGTGGCGTGAAGCATCACGTCTACACGGCTCTGGCCAACATGGGCTCGGCTGTGCCCTGCCTCACCCTCTGGTCCTCCGGGCTGCCCCGTGTCACAGGTCAGACTCCCTTCCTGTAGGCCGTTCTGACGGCTCACGCGCAGTTTGGTTCAAGGAGTCGTGTTGTATCGTTTGAGCAGCGCAGCTCCTCGTCACGTGACTCGTTTGGAGAGCCAACGCCGGTGCTTTCTCTTGTGGTCCCCAGTTTCTCACCACGACCCCGAGCTCACGTTCAACCACAGCTTCATAGAGCCGCCCTCCTCCGGCTGGGTCACCGACTCCTTCGAGACCGATGAGGACGGAGAGGCTGTGTATTGTGTCCCGCCCACAGAAGGTACATGCTCCGCCCCCTGCCACACCCTCCAACCCCCCTGGTTCTTCTTGACCATATATGTATGACTGAGTGGGTCATGTAGATCCACAAGCCAATCAGAAGTTACTAGTAAATTTAGAACATATTTAAATATAGTTAACACGTCTATATAAGTCTTCCAATGGATGAATTCCATGAAAATTAGAGTGGCATTGAGGCATTATGTACCTTACAAACATTAATTAAAACTACCTTGTTCCGAAAACGTGTCCCTCTTTGTAGACCTGCGTAATGGTGGTTGTCGGTTTCGAGTTGTTGTTCTCCGTTCTCAGACGAGGCAGCGGTGGTGAGGGGGGCGTTTCAGGAGCTGAGCTCCAAGTGTAACGTCTTCCCCGACCCTTGTGCGTTCGGCGGCGAGGACGTGGAACCTGCCTTCGACATCCCTCGCACCTCCAGCATGGCCAAGGCCAAGCGGCCCTCCGTTTCATTCGCCGAGGGCACCAGGTTCAGCCCCAAGGAGCGTCGTGGTTCGTGCCAGGAGCCGCCCGTCACCGCCGTCCCCGCCCCCTCCCGCAAACCCAAAGCCCCCTGGGGGGTGCTGATGGTCTCCACCCTGCAGGGGGAGGCGGGGCTCCAtggggaggtgggaggagagagggacgaGGTCAGCGACGAGACGAGCGTCTCCGCGGAGGAGCGGACGCCGGAGCCCTCGTTTGAGCCGCTGCAGACAGAGTCAAGGACGCACCTCACCGTCCCGGCCAACAGGAGGCGCACGCTGTCCAACGGGAAGAAGAGCCTTCAGCTGCAGGTCTCCGGCGACGGGCGGGAGGCACGGGCGGATGTGGAGAAGGTGACCACCGTCTATGTGACGCTGGGGAAGGCTCcgcggggggggggcaggagggaggggggcTCAGAGGGGCCTGTGCAGGCAGTTCTTCGCAGGCTGGGAAGCCtccagagacagaaagagcagGTGGGGCGGCCCCAGGACAAGGGCAAGACCGTGGAGAAGCCCCCGCGGAGGAAACTGGGGGCTCGGGCTAGCGCCTGGGAGCAGGTgtctgggggaggggcctcCGAAGTGGTGATGAGGAAACCCAGCCGCAGAAAACACAACACCCTCGACTCTTCGCGTGCGTTGGGGGGCGCACAAGAGAACAGCGCCTCCAAGAGGCCACTGTCGTCTATACTCAAGAGTGTTCCTGAAGGCCCTGCACGGGGGTCAGGGGTGAACAGTCATATCAGAGCAGCCTCTGAGACAGAGGCCCTGTACGACAACGTAGCTCCGTCAGAGGCCCCGTACGGAACCGTAGCTCCGTCAGAGGCCCCGTACGGCACCGTAGCTCCGTCAGAGGCCCCGTATGGAACCATAGCTCTGTCAGAGGCCCCGTATGGGACCGTAGCTCCATCGGAAGAGGCATCCCCATTGTCAGAGATTATTAATGACAGTCTGCCAGTGCAAGATGAAGAGCCCAATTATGAGAATGTTTATATAAGGCATCTGTGAGGTTGAATCAGCCATTTAAATATATTCCATGGCTGCTCACAGTGGATTTTTGAATGTCCACTTTACATTTTCATCATTTAGAGGTTGAGCCCCTAACAGAAGTGCTAGCCAGTCACTCTTAGGTAGGATGTTGTATAGCTCGAGCCATTTAGTGTATCTCAAATGTCGTAAAATGCGTAGCCTTTTCTCTCATCTGCTATGCTTGCAGTGTCTTGTCTGTAGCGAACAGCCCGTTACCAGGTTGAGTATGACTGTTCGTGATGTGTAGGACGCTACTGGGTGGATCTGTTTGCTCAGTGACTGTTCAGGCTGATGTTTACAGCATCAACG
This sequence is a window from Brachyhypopomus gauderio isolate BG-103 chromosome 16, BGAUD_0.2, whole genome shotgun sequence. Protein-coding genes within it:
- the scarf1 gene encoding scavenger receptor class F member 1; this translates as MELRDTVPTVLVLLLCSLASSHKLSPTGRNVCLSPRDSSLVCCSGWAQQDGECSIPLCVGATACTEDEVCVYPGVCRCKPGFFGFRCKTSCPPEFWGSDCRELCPCHPHGRCDPVTGKCTCLPSRWGHACQNVCRCGRHGRCDPASGNCTCEEGWWSLTCTKACSCHPGGASTCDPATGLCLCQQGYWGQKCSLRCSCYMSPCRQRSGDCVCQEGWWGGACDRRCICDLRHGECVSDTGECVCEPGYRSPICKEPCAHGYYGSGCTESCGHCVGGRPCNREDGSCDACAPGWNGSRCDRPCLPGYYGNGCQEACPRCRREEPCDVLTGACSSCDPGWTGPRCDQPCPNGMFGDSCRFLCGPCFHGQCDHVTGSCLCHPGFQGRSCNGSCPDHLYGLNCSSSCDCGGDTCDSATGTCPYSRRAGLIAGLLIPLLVLILVVLFCCCCCWSPAGGKHRVAVGDGSTAGGVKHHVYTALANMGSAVPCLTLWSSGLPRVTVSHHDPELTFNHSFIEPPSSGWVTDSFETDEDGEAVYCVPPTEDEAAVVRGAFQELSSKCNVFPDPCAFGGEDVEPAFDIPRTSSMAKAKRPSVSFAEGTRFSPKERRGSCQEPPVTAVPAPSRKPKAPWGVLMVSTLQGEAGLHGEVGGERDEVSDETSVSAEERTPEPSFEPLQTESRTHLTVPANRRRTLSNGKKSLQLQVSGDGREARADVEKVTTVYVTLGKAPRGGGRREGGSEGPVQAVLRRLGSLQRQKEQVGRPQDKGKTVEKPPRRKLGARASAWEQVSGGGASEVVMRKPSRRKHNTLDSSRALGGAQENSASKRPLSSILKSVPEGPARGSGVNSHIRAASETEALYDNVAPSEAPYGTVAPSEAPYGTVAPSEAPYGTIALSEAPYGTVAPSEEASPLSEIINDSLPVQDEEPNYENVYIRHL